Proteins co-encoded in one Gossypium arboreum isolate Shixiya-1 chromosome 11, ASM2569848v2, whole genome shotgun sequence genomic window:
- the LOC108480794 gene encoding GTPase-activating protein GYP7-like — MTGSADELNRGYFDDMSELKQHGGKGMSDLLSPILFVMKDESESFWCFLALIERFGPNFNRDQNGMHSQLFALSKVSLSFTDAHSHTQTCLSDGFIMVYVKMTKTFFLVLNFGI, encoded by the exons ATGACT ggcAGTGCTGATGAATTGAATAGAGGATATTTTGATGATATGTCTGAGCTAAAACAACACGGTGGTAAG GGGATGAGCGATCTACTATCTCCAATTTTGTTTGTGATGAAGGATGAGTCAGAATCATTTTGGTGTTTTTTGGCACTAATAGAACGCTTTGGGCCCAATTTTAATCGTGATCAAAATGGCATGCATTCTCAGCTTTTTGCATTATCTAAGGTCTCTCTCTCTTTCACAGATGCACACTCACACACGCAAACATGCTTAAGTGATGGATTTATTATGGTTTATGTCAAAATGACCAAGACCTTTTTCCTTGTTCTAAACTTTGGGATATGA